In Ureibacillus thermophilus, the genomic stretch AATTTTTAAGAGAATATTCCTATAAGAAGTAAGGCTGTTTCCGAAAGTGTTCGACTTTCGGAAACAGCCCTTTTTATTGTTTTCCTTTAAAAAAGATAGTTGTTACTATAAAATATAATTATATGGAAGGGAGCGTCGATATTGTTTATATTACTTTCTGCAGCGATTGCTCCAGGTTGTGCGTTATTTAGTTATTTTTATTTGCGGAATCAAATGGCGACGGAACCTCGAAAAACCCTTTTTCGGACATTTATTTTTGGCCTTTTAATCACTTTCCCAATTATGTTCATTCAATATGTTGTACAGGAGGAAGGGATTATCGCCAATCCGTTTCTTCGCAATGTTATTTTTACCGGTGCATTGGAAGAATTTTTTAAGTGGTTCATTATTTATGCCTTTATTTTTCGCCATGTAGAATTTGACGATCCGTATGACGGGATTTTGTATGGAGCAGCTGCTTCTTTAGGGTTTGCCACATTGGAAAACATTCTTTACTTACTTACGTTCGGAATTGACACCGCTTTTATGCGCGCTTTATTGCCTGTATCAAGCCATGCGTTATTTGGCGTTGTGATGGGGTATTATTTTGGAAGAAGCAAGTTTACGAAAACGAAATATTCAAAGGAATTTTTAGCCTTATCTCTCATAGCTCCATTTATTTTGCATGTCATCTATAATTCTATTTTAATGTTCGAAGATTACTGGCTATATTTAATGGCGCCGTTTATGCTGTTTTTATGGTGGTTTGCTTTAAAGAAAGTTAAACTTGCCCATGAGCATTTAATTAAACATTTAGTGGAACAAAATAAAATTTAGAAAGACTTGAAAGAACCAATGTACTTTCAGGTCTTTTTTATTTTTTAAAAACAACCATAAAAATTTGTTCACTGTACATAATAATCCCTGAATGGTCGTTTCGATTGAAGATGCGGCCATTTTTTCATGATGGGTATAAATGTTGCTAAATTTAACATGCTATGAAAAAGGAGTGAAAGAGATGTTCAGAAAAATTCTTGTTGTCATGCTATATTTCATCGCTGCATTTAGCACGATTGCGCTTATGAAACCAGAAGAATCTTTCGCTTTTTCCAATCAAGTTATTGAACGGGGTGCCTTTGGCGATGACGTAATCGAGCTGCAAGCAAGATTGCAATATTTAGGATTCTATCACGGAAAAATCGATGGAAAGTTCGGATACGGAACGTATTGGGCATTGCGAAACTTCCAGGAAAGCTACGGTTTAAAAGTGGATGGAATTGCTGGTGCAGAAACAAAAAGGGTGCTCGTGAGAAACAGCGATTTTGACCGGGAATGGGTACATGCGCAAATCAATGCCGGCAGAGAATTTACTTATTATGGAGGAATACCGCTTGACCAACAAGTAAAAGGAGGAAGAGGTTCATCGGGAAGTACAAGTTATCAGCTGCCTTCCAAATTTACAGAGCAGGATTTGCAGCTGATGGCGAATGCGGTTTACGGTGAAGCAAGAGGAGAGCCATACGAAGGGCAAGTAGCGGTGGCGGCAGTAATTCTAAATCGATTAGAATCACCAGATTTCCCTAATACCATTTCCGAAATTATTTTCCAACCAGGTGCATTTACAGCAGTGGCAGATGGACAAATTTGGTTGACGCCAAATGAACGGGCGAAACAAGCCGTTCTTGATGCGATGAGCGGATGGGATCCATCTGAAAACGCCCTTTATTACTTTAACCCGCAAACAGCTACAAGCAAATGGATTTGGACAAGGCCGCAAATAAAACAAATTGGTAATCACATCTTTTGCTATTAAAGGAGCGACGTTATGAAAAGTTTAGTGTATTTACTTTCCATTGCTGTGATAGCATTAGGGTTTTATGCATACGATGTCCGTTCGGATAATCAACAGTTGAAACAAACAATACATGCTCAATATACAAATTCTTTATCCAGCGCCAGCGAAAAATTATCTTATTTAGAACGGTCTGTAGCACAATCTTTATTGTTCCAAGATGAGAAAGCATTGCAAAATGAACTTGATAATATTTGGCGTACGAGCAATGAATTGCGTTCATTTATCAGCAGTTTGCCGCTTAATCAAGAGGTGGCCAATCAATGGCTTCGTTATATTGGGAAAATTGGCGATGAAGCAAAAAGAGCGTCAACGAATGGAGATTATGAAACTTGGCAAAAGAAAATGAATGTCGTTCATAATAATTTAGAAAAATTAACAGAGGAATGGGCTGTTGCGACTGCTCAGTTTTATGAAAATGATGAAGACTTTGATAAATGGAAGCAAGTAGCAAAAATGGATCTCGAAGAATCTCCTTTTAAAAATTTGGCATCCAATTTAAAAACTTACACGGAAAAGGATTTCCCTTTAACAACAAGTGAGTCCGACTGGCTGAAAAAGCGCGATTTGAAACATATCAGAGATCGGGAAATTACGAAGGATGAAGCCATTCAAGTTTTGGAACAATTAGTTCCGGGAATTAAAGATGCCACTTATACCGTTTCGAAAAACAAGGAAGATGCACCATATCCTTTCTATCACATTCAATTTGTGAAAGGCAGCCGTGTAGGATATGCAGACATTACTGTAAAAGGTGGACACTTAATCTCCTTCTTGTCTGAACGTCCTGTTCAGCCGGATCGTAATATTACGCAAGAAAAAGTGAAAGAACTGACAAATCAATTTATTGAACGTGCTGGATATGATGATCTACAAATCATTGAAATGCGTGAAAACCATGAAGCATGGCACGTTCACCTTGCACGGGTGGCTGGTAAACACAATGCAATCGTCTATCCAGATGGCATCCAAATGAAAATATCGAAAGACAGCGGTGAATTATTAGGGTTGAATGCAATGGAATATGTCCAAAAGGAAACGATCAATGATGATCAACCAGTGAACCCAATCGACTGGAAACAGTTTTTCCGTCCAAATACTGTGGTGGAAGAAGAACGCTTCATTTATACAGAAAATGAAGTTTATCAGCTAAGATTATGCTACGAAGTGATTGCGCGATTTGAGGACAATATTAATGAAACTTACCGAATAGTTGTGGATACGGAGAACCATGATGTTTTAAAAGTGGAGCAATTACCATAATTGTTCAAATACCCTAGAATTTTTAACCGTTTCGTGCAATAATTAATATTAGATTATTGTGCGAGGCGATTAATCAATGGAAGTAAAGATAGGGACATCTATTATATTAGAACCGTTAACATCCGATTATGATGATGATGATATTAAATGCAAAGTGATGGATAAAAAAGACAATATCCTTTACGTTAGTTATCCGATAAATGTTCAGACGGGCAAAACTTTACATTTGCTAACAGGTACTGAATTTCGGGCGATTTTTCAAAAAGAGGACAAAATTTATTATGCATTCGAAACGAAAGTGCTTGGCCGAAAAAATGATCATATTCCAATGATTATGCTCTCATGCCCTCCAGCAGAAGAGTTCACAAGAATACAGAGAAGGGAATTTGTTCGCATTAAGACCGACGTAGATGTCGCGGTGGAGCATAATCATCAATTTTATCAGTTTGTAACCGAAAATATCAGCGCTGGTGGAATTGCTGTAAAATTGAAAAATCCTTCATTATTTAATTTAGGCGATAAGGTCAAACTTACAATTGTTTTACCTTATATTAATGGTAAAATACTCTATGTTCAAACGGATGCAGAGGTAGTCCGTATATATGAAAAAAATGAACAACGATTCGCAGCCTTTAAATATGTTGATATCGATCAAACGGATCAACAAAATATACTGCGTTTTTGTTTTGAGCGCCAAGTAATATTGATGAAGGAGATGAAAGACCTCCAATAGTTTCATTTTATTGGAGGGCTTTTTTATGTAAAAAATTCAAAAATGTATTTTTTGTGTTCACTGAGAAATAAAAGTAGAATATCTTTTATACGACATCTTTGGAGGGAAGTAAGAGTAGTATGAAAAAAAATATACAAATCGCAATTGATGGACCTGCTGGAGCAGGAAAGAGCACTGTAGCAAAAATCGTTGCTGAAAAACTAGGGTTCACTTACATTGATACAGGAGCCATGTATCGGGCGACAACGTATAAAGCCTTAAAAGAAAACATAAAATTAGATGATGAAAAAAAACTAGAGGAAATGCTTCTAAGAACAAATATTGATCTAAAGCCGTCTCCAAATGGACAACTTGTATTTGTTGATGGAGAAGATGTGACGGAAAAAATTCGTTCCAATGAAATTACTGCAAATGTTCCACAAGTGGCTGCCTTGGGAAAAGTTCGCGAAATTCTTGTAGCGAAGCAAAAAGAATTGGCAAAGGACGGTGCGGTGGTTATGGATGGACGAGATATTGGAACCCATGTATTAAAAGATGCAGAACTGAAAATCTTTATGTCCGCTTCTGTTGAGGAAAGAGCGCGGCGCCGACAATTAGATAATGAAAAAAGAGGAATTCCATCCGACTTTGAAAAACTAAAAGCAGAGATTGCCCTTCGTGATCAAAAAGATATGGAAAGAGAAATTTCCCCTTTAGTACAAGCAAACGATGCCATCTATCTTGATACAACGGATTTAACCATCGATGAAGTGGCAGAGAAGATTCTAAGCATGGCAAAGGAGAAAATGGAATAATCCATCTTTCTTTCCACGTATGTTATTCATAAATAAGGAAATATTTTAACTATAAGGAAAAATTTTTGTGTTTATATGGAATTTCTAATAAAATAGATAGTGTAAGATGTGAAGGAGGGTTACATATGTCCGAGGAAATGAATTTAGAATTGGGCCGTGAATTCCATGAGGGGGATATTGTAAAAGCAGTTGCTGCGAAAGTAGAAGATAAGGCAGTAACTGTCACAATAGAAGGCGCTCCATTTGATGGAATTGTGCCGATCAGCGAACTTTCCAGCTTGCATGTGGAAAAGGCATCTGATGTTGTGTCTGTCGGCGACGAGCTGGAATTAATGATTACGAAAATTGAAGATGAAAACTTTGTTCTTTCAAAACGAAAAGTAGATGCTTTAAAAGCTTGGGATAAATTAGAAGAGCTTTATGAAAAAGGAGAAGTTTTTGAAGCGGAAGTAAAAGATATTGTAAAAGGCGGTCTAGTTGTTGATTTAGGAGTTCGCGGATTTGTTCCAGCTTCTTTAGTGGAAGATTATTTTGTTGAAGATTTCGAGGGCTACAAAGGGAAAACAATGAAATTTAAAATCACGGAATTAGATAAAGAAAAAGGCCGATTAATTTTATCCCATCGTGCGGTAGTGGAACAAGAGAAAGAAAATAAAAAGAAGCAATTGCTTGAAAGTATTAAACCAGGCGATGTATTAATAGGGAAAGTTCAACGATTGGCTCCATTCGGCGCTTTTGTCGACATTGGCGGCGTGGATGGACTTGTGCACATTTCACAAGTTGCCCATGAGCATGTAGAAGATATCAGCACGGTGTTAAAAGAAGGTCAAGAAGTGAACGTAAAAGTATTATCCGTCGATCCGGCAAACGAGCGAATTTCTTTGTCCATTAAAGAGACGCTGCCGGGGCCATGGGAAAATATAAGCAAACGCGTTTCAAAAGGCCAAGTTTTGACAGGCACAGTAAAACGCTTAGTTTCATTCGGCGCCTTTGTTGAAGTGTTCCCTGGAGTTGAAGGGTTAGTTCACATCTCGCAAATTTCCCAGAAACACATCAACACTCCGCATGAAGTATTAAAAGAAGGCCAAGAAGTGCAAGTGAAAGTACTTGATGTAAATGAGCAGGAGAAACGCTTATCATTGAGCATTAAAGCCCTTGAAGAACATTCCAAAGAACAAGAGGAATTTGATTATCAATTGCCGGAAGAAACAACAGGATTTTCTATCAGCGATGTTATCGGAGATCAGTTGAAAAAATTGAAAGAACAATAAAAATTGTAGATAAAAAATGCGTGCTTTTCGTGAGTACGCTTTTTTTATGTCCATCTATGTCAAAATATGATAAACCATGAGATTTCGTGTATAATACAAAAGATAAGATTTTGGAAGGATGAAGGACAGATGACAAAACCAGTAATCGCCATCGTAGGTCGTCCAAATGTAGGAAAGTCTACAATATTCAATCGTATTGTTGGCGAACGAATTTCCATAGTGGAAGATGTTCCGGGAGTAACCCGCGACCGCATATACAGTTCGGCAGAATGGTTGAATCATGAATTCAACATTATCGATACCGGAGGAATTGATTTAGGAAGCGATGAACCTTTAATTGAACATATTCGCGCACAAGCTCAAATTGCGATGGAAGAAGCGGATGTCATTATCTTTATGACAAACGGGCGCGAAGGCGTGACGCTGCAAGATGAGCAAATTGCGAAAATACTTTATAAAACCAATAAACCGGTCGTGCTTGCGGTCAATAAAATCGACAACCCGGATATGCGTGAAATGATCTATGATTTTTATACTTTAGGATTTGGAGATCCGATACCAATTTCCGGTTCCCATGGACTTGGAATCGGGGATTTATTGGATGAATGTGCAAAACATTTTCCAAAAGAATATGAAGATGAGTATGCCAATGATGTGATTAAATTTTCGTTAATCGGCAGACCAAATGTTGGGAAATCTTCGCTGGTCAATGCCATTCTTGGCGAAGAAAGGGTCATTGTCAGCGACATTGCCGGTACGACTCGGGATGCAGTCGATACCCCTTATACGTATGATGGACAAGATTATGTCATTATCGATACGGCGGGAATGCGCAAAAAAGGAAAAGTCTATGAAAGCACCGAAAAATATTCCGTATTGCGGGCATTAAGAGCCATTGAACGTTCAGATGTGGTGCTTGTGGTATTAAATGCGGAAGAGGGCATTCAAGAACAAGATAAAAAAATTGCCGGATATGCCCACGAAGCTGGAAAAGCCATTATTATTGTCGTGAACAAATGGGATGCCATCGAGAAAAATGAAAAGACTATGAATGAATTTACGGAAACGATACGGAATCAATTTTTATTTTTGGATTATGCACCTATCGTTTATGTATCTGCTAAAACGAAACAGCGGATCCATCAAATTTTGCCGTTAGTGAAACGTGTCAGCGAAAACCATGCAATGCGCATCCAGTCATCCATTTTAAATGATGTCATTGAAGATGCGATTGCAAGAAATCCAGCACCAACGGAAAAAGGAAAACGCTTGCGCATCTACTACACAACGCAAGTATCCGTTAAACCGCCGACTTTTATAACTTTTGTGAACGATCCGGAACTGATGCATTTCTCTTACCTTCGATTTTTAGAAAACCGAATTCGTGAAACCTTTGATTTTGAGGGAACGCCAATTCGCATCATACCGCGTGCCCGTGAGTAAAATAGTGGAGGAATTCAATGAAAAAAGTAACAGTACTAGGAGCAGGTTCTTGGGGAACCGCTTTAGCTATGGTATTAACTGAAAATGGCCACGAAACGCTTATTTGGAGCCATCGAGACGATCAAGCGAAGGAAATCAATGAACGGCATACAAATGAAAAATATCTCCCAAACATTCAGCTGCCTGAAAATTTAGCGGCAACAAGCGATTTACAAACAGCCGTTGAGCATGGGGAAATACTTGTTTTTGCGGTGCCGACAAAGGCGATTCGTGAAGTGGCCGGACAAGTCATGAATTATTTAAATAAGAAAGTGCTCATTGTCCATGTTTTAAAAGGAATTGAGCCGGATACATTAAAGCGCATTTCAGAAATTTTACAGGAAACCCTTGATTCAAGTGTTGTGGAGGACATCGTCGTGCTGTCTGGCCCTAGCCATGCGGAAGAGGTGGTGTTGCATCATCCAACAACCATTACAGCAGCCTGTACAAATCTACGCTCCGCTGAAAAAATACAAGATTTATTTATGAATCATTATTTCCGAGTTTACACAAATACCGATGTCATAGGAGTGGAACTTGGCGGTGCGCTGAAAAACGTCATCGCTTTAGCGGCAGGCATTTCCGATGGTCTGAACTATGGGGATAATGCAAAGG encodes the following:
- a CDS encoding NAD(P)H-dependent glycerol-3-phosphate dehydrogenase gives rise to the protein MKKVTVLGAGSWGTALAMVLTENGHETLIWSHRDDQAKEINERHTNEKYLPNIQLPENLAATSDLQTAVEHGEILVFAVPTKAIREVAGQVMNYLNKKVLIVHVLKGIEPDTLKRISEILQETLDSSVVEDIVVLSGPSHAEEVVLHHPTTITAACTNLRSAEKIQDLFMNHYFRVYTNTDVIGVELGGALKNVIALAAGISDGLNYGDNAKAALITRGLAEIARLGVRMGGNPFTFAGLTGMGDLIVTCTSVHSRNWKAGNMLGKGMKLDEVLETMGMVVEGVRTTKAAYQLAEKYDVPMPITTALYQVLFEGKEPKQAVDELMHRLKKREIDYLQ
- the cmk gene encoding (d)CMP kinase is translated as MKKNIQIAIDGPAGAGKSTVAKIVAEKLGFTYIDTGAMYRATTYKALKENIKLDDEKKLEEMLLRTNIDLKPSPNGQLVFVDGEDVTEKIRSNEITANVPQVAALGKVREILVAKQKELAKDGAVVMDGRDIGTHVLKDAELKIFMSASVEERARRRQLDNEKRGIPSDFEKLKAEIALRDQKDMEREISPLVQANDAIYLDTTDLTIDEVAEKILSMAKEKME
- the rpsA gene encoding 30S ribosomal protein S1, yielding MSEEMNLELGREFHEGDIVKAVAAKVEDKAVTVTIEGAPFDGIVPISELSSLHVEKASDVVSVGDELELMITKIEDENFVLSKRKVDALKAWDKLEELYEKGEVFEAEVKDIVKGGLVVDLGVRGFVPASLVEDYFVEDFEGYKGKTMKFKITELDKEKGRLILSHRAVVEQEKENKKKQLLESIKPGDVLIGKVQRLAPFGAFVDIGGVDGLVHISQVAHEHVEDISTVLKEGQEVNVKVLSVDPANERISLSIKETLPGPWENISKRVSKGQVLTGTVKRLVSFGAFVEVFPGVEGLVHISQISQKHINTPHEVLKEGQEVQVKVLDVNEQEKRLSLSIKALEEHSKEQEEFDYQLPEETTGFSISDVIGDQLKKLKEQ
- a CDS encoding flagellar brake protein, producing the protein MEVKIGTSIILEPLTSDYDDDDIKCKVMDKKDNILYVSYPINVQTGKTLHLLTGTEFRAIFQKEDKIYYAFETKVLGRKNDHIPMIMLSCPPAEEFTRIQRREFVRIKTDVDVAVEHNHQFYQFVTENISAGGIAVKLKNPSLFNLGDKVKLTIVLPYINGKILYVQTDAEVVRIYEKNEQRFAAFKYVDIDQTDQQNILRFCFERQVILMKEMKDLQ
- a CDS encoding PepSY1/2 domain-containing protein, whose amino-acid sequence is MKSLVYLLSIAVIALGFYAYDVRSDNQQLKQTIHAQYTNSLSSASEKLSYLERSVAQSLLFQDEKALQNELDNIWRTSNELRSFISSLPLNQEVANQWLRYIGKIGDEAKRASTNGDYETWQKKMNVVHNNLEKLTEEWAVATAQFYENDEDFDKWKQVAKMDLEESPFKNLASNLKTYTEKDFPLTTSESDWLKKRDLKHIRDREITKDEAIQVLEQLVPGIKDATYTVSKNKEDAPYPFYHIQFVKGSRVGYADITVKGGHLISFLSERPVQPDRNITQEKVKELTNQFIERAGYDDLQIIEMRENHEAWHVHLARVAGKHNAIVYPDGIQMKISKDSGELLGLNAMEYVQKETINDDQPVNPIDWKQFFRPNTVVEEERFIYTENEVYQLRLCYEVIARFEDNINETYRIVVDTENHDVLKVEQLP
- the der gene encoding ribosome biogenesis GTPase Der; translation: MTKPVIAIVGRPNVGKSTIFNRIVGERISIVEDVPGVTRDRIYSSAEWLNHEFNIIDTGGIDLGSDEPLIEHIRAQAQIAMEEADVIIFMTNGREGVTLQDEQIAKILYKTNKPVVLAVNKIDNPDMREMIYDFYTLGFGDPIPISGSHGLGIGDLLDECAKHFPKEYEDEYANDVIKFSLIGRPNVGKSSLVNAILGEERVIVSDIAGTTRDAVDTPYTYDGQDYVIIDTAGMRKKGKVYESTEKYSVLRALRAIERSDVVLVVLNAEEGIQEQDKKIAGYAHEAGKAIIIVVNKWDAIEKNEKTMNEFTETIRNQFLFLDYAPIVYVSAKTKQRIHQILPLVKRVSENHAMRIQSSILNDVIEDAIARNPAPTEKGKRLRIYYTTQVSVKPPTFITFVNDPELMHFSYLRFLENRIRETFDFEGTPIRIIPRARE
- the sleB gene encoding spore cortex-lytic enzyme, which encodes MLYFIAAFSTIALMKPEESFAFSNQVIERGAFGDDVIELQARLQYLGFYHGKIDGKFGYGTYWALRNFQESYGLKVDGIAGAETKRVLVRNSDFDREWVHAQINAGREFTYYGGIPLDQQVKGGRGSSGSTSYQLPSKFTEQDLQLMANAVYGEARGEPYEGQVAVAAVILNRLESPDFPNTISEIIFQPGAFTAVADGQIWLTPNERAKQAVLDAMSGWDPSENALYYFNPQTATSKWIWTRPQIKQIGNHIFCY
- the prsW gene encoding glutamic-type intramembrane protease PrsW, with protein sequence MFILLSAAIAPGCALFSYFYLRNQMATEPRKTLFRTFIFGLLITFPIMFIQYVVQEEGIIANPFLRNVIFTGALEEFFKWFIIYAFIFRHVEFDDPYDGILYGAAASLGFATLENILYLLTFGIDTAFMRALLPVSSHALFGVVMGYYFGRSKFTKTKYSKEFLALSLIAPFILHVIYNSILMFEDYWLYLMAPFMLFLWWFALKKVKLAHEHLIKHLVEQNKI